The genome window ATCCAGCTTCGCCAGCACCGCAGCCTGTGCCTCGTCAGCGCACGACTGCCGGGCTGAATCGCGGCACCTCGTCCAGGCTTCAAGCCACCCCATTCGAACCACCGGCAGGCCGCCTTTTTCCGGCCACGACAATAAGGATTTCCCCATGAGCATGCTCAAAGACCCGTCTTCCAAATACCGCGCCTTCCCGACCATCAACCTGCCGGATCGCACTTGGCCGTCGAAGACCATCACCGCCGCGCCGATCTGGTGCAGCTCCGACCTGCGCGACGGCAACCAGTCGCTGATCGAGCCGATGGACGCGGTCAAGAAGCTGCGCTTCTGGAAAACCCTGGTCGCGGTGGGCGTGAAGGAAATCGAGGCATCGTTCCCGGCCGCTTCCCAGACCGACTTCGACTTCGTGCGCACCCTCATCGAAGAAGGCCACATCCCGGACGACACCACCATCCAGGTGCTGACCCAGGCCCGTGAAGACTTGATCGCCCGTACCTTCGAATCCCTGCGCGGTGCGAAAAAAGCCATCGTCCACCTGTACAACGCCACCTGCCCTTCGTTCCGCCGCATCGTGTTCAACCAGGACAAGGAAGGCGTGAAGGAAATCGCGGTGAACGCGGCCAAGCTGTTCGTCAAATACGCCGCCCAGCAGCCGGAAACCCAATGGCAGTTCGAATACTCGCCAGAAACCTTCAGCGCCACTGAGCTGGAGTTCGCCAAGGAAGTCTGCGACGCGGTGATCGAAGTCTGGAACCCGACGCCCGAGCGCAAGGTGATCCTCAACCTGCCCGCTACCGTGGAAGTCGCCACCCCGAACATCTACGCCGACCAGATCGAGTGGTTCCACCGCAACATCACCCGGCGTGACAGCGTGCTCATCAGCCTGCACACCCACAACGACCGTGGCACCGGCGTGGCCGCCACCGAGCTGGGCCTGATGGCCGGCGCCGACCGTGTCGAAGGCTGCCTGTTCGGTAACGGCGAACGCACCGGTAACGTCGACCTGGTGACCGTGGCGCTGAACCTCTACACCCAGGGCATCAACCCGGAGCTGGACTTCTCCGACATCGACGGCGTGCGCAAAGTGGTCGAGGAATGCAACCAGATCCCGGTGCACCCGCGTCATCCGTACGTCGGCGACCTGGTCCACACCGCGTTCTCCGGCTCGCACCAGGACGCCATCCGCAAGGGCTTCGCCCAGCAGAAACCGGACACCCTGTGGGAAGTGCCGTACCTGCCGATCGACCCGGCCGACATCGGTCGCAGCTACGAGGCGGTGATTCGCGTCAACAGCCAGTCGGGCAAAGGCGGTATCGCTTACCTGCTGGAACAGGAATACGGCATCAGCCTGCCGCGTCGCATGCAGATCGAGTTCAGCCAGGTGGTACAGCGCGAAACCGATCGCCTGGGCCTGGAAATGACCGCCCAGCAGATCCACGGCCTGCTGCAGCGTGAATACCTGCAAGCCAACACCCCGTACGCGCTGGTCAGCCATCGCCTGCAGGAAGAGAACGGCAACAGCGCCGTAGAGGTGGAAGTGGCGAGCAAGGGCCAGGGCGAGACCAACCTGCACTGGCGCGGCAAGGGCAACGGCGCCCTGGAAGCGCTGGTGGCCGGCCTGCCGATTCCGGTGGAGATCATGGACTACAACGAACACGCCATCGGCGCCGGCACCAATGCCAAGGCGGCGGCCTACATCGAACTGCGAGTCAACGGCGAGCGTGCGGTGCACGGCGTGGGTATCGATGAGAACATCACCACGGCGAGCTTCAAGGCGCTGTTCAGTGCGCTGAACCGGTCGCTGAGCCAGCCGGAAGCCAAGGCAGCCTGATTCCTGGGCTGAAATGCAAAAAGGCCCCGGGGTGTGAACCTTGGGGCCTTTTTGTTTGGCTGATGGTTGGGTGCTGACTGTACTGGCCTCATCGCGAGCAAGCTCGCTCCCACAGTGGATTTATGGTAGCCACAGATCCACTGTGGGAGCGAGCTTGCTCGCGATGACGGCCTGTCAGACAACCAAACTGTCAGGCATGGGTATCGACAGAAACGGTCATGGCCTGCAACAACGACGCCCGCAAGGTTTGCAGCATTGCCTGGGTACCCATGATCTGGGTCTGGATGGCCATGGCCTGCTGGGCCTTCTGCTCTTCGTTGGCCTGGCTCTTCTGCACGCGGGCCAACTGAGCTTGCTGCT of Pseudomonas fluorescens contains these proteins:
- the leuA gene encoding 2-isopropylmalate synthase, whose amino-acid sequence is MSMLKDPSSKYRAFPTINLPDRTWPSKTITAAPIWCSSDLRDGNQSLIEPMDAVKKLRFWKTLVAVGVKEIEASFPAASQTDFDFVRTLIEEGHIPDDTTIQVLTQAREDLIARTFESLRGAKKAIVHLYNATCPSFRRIVFNQDKEGVKEIAVNAAKLFVKYAAQQPETQWQFEYSPETFSATELEFAKEVCDAVIEVWNPTPERKVILNLPATVEVATPNIYADQIEWFHRNITRRDSVLISLHTHNDRGTGVAATELGLMAGADRVEGCLFGNGERTGNVDLVTVALNLYTQGINPELDFSDIDGVRKVVEECNQIPVHPRHPYVGDLVHTAFSGSHQDAIRKGFAQQKPDTLWEVPYLPIDPADIGRSYEAVIRVNSQSGKGGIAYLLEQEYGISLPRRMQIEFSQVVQRETDRLGLEMTAQQIHGLLQREYLQANTPYALVSHRLQEENGNSAVEVEVASKGQGETNLHWRGKGNGALEALVAGLPIPVEIMDYNEHAIGAGTNAKAAAYIELRVNGERAVHGVGIDENITTASFKALFSALNRSLSQPEAKAA